The Diorhabda sublineata isolate icDioSubl1.1 chromosome 9, icDioSubl1.1, whole genome shotgun sequence nucleotide sequence attttttgttagtcATAAACTTTTAGATCTCGCTAGAAACATAAGAAAATTAagtaaatcataaaaaatgcaAACGATTGTAACGTTTTTAGAAGTAAATATTAAACTTATTAATGTAATAAcgaaacaaatatcaaattttttcaatcaaatgttataaaattctttttgaaaCTTACCTTACATAATAGTTCCCGTATCACTTCTgtatattgtaataaaataagtCGCATAAtagattgtttatttttataattatttttcactttacaCTATCACTTGCACTACACTATAAATACGTTTTCTATACTatcgaatttttattattatccatAAGATATTTGTTTAGGTTGTGCTTTTATTAATATGACAGTTAAACGCGGTAACTTCTATTATAGTACACTGCTGTCAAATTTACTTGTAAATATGTAGCACAAAATGTGTGGCAAAATTGTGTGTTGCCTAACTAGTAGGTCGAAacatgattttcaatttttcccatCGAGTGAATGAAAAATTGCGTCCCTTTTACATGCagaaaatttaaacttattaAAATCTACTACATCTACTTTTTGTTCCTAATGTATTGAAGCTCGAagtattaattgttatttttataaggACACACGCGTTCTTGGGGCGTTTCTCATCCAGAACTTCTAACTGCTTGCGAAGGCGAACTAGAAGGAAAGTACGGTCCTATAGATCCTACCAAAAACGAAACTTACGATTTTCTGAAGGAATTATTTACTGAAATTCACGAAACTTTCGCTGACAAATATATTCATCTTGGAGGAGACGAGGTAGGATTCGAATGTTGgtaagtaaatttttatttataattatatgatATTTCGTTTCACTCATCATAccaaacacacacacacacacacacacaaacgtTATCTCTAAAGTATATTCAATAGATAAAAGTTTGGAATTTGAGGAGCGCCATCTATTGGAAGTTATCCGAAACAGCAGCTTTTGTTTAGTTCTCAATAAATTGACTATTTTCAACGAAAACGTCTTCGTATAAGTAGTAAACgaaaaaatgtataagaaaagcgaatattgaaatataatatcaatattatatcaataaattttataaataacgtTAACCCATGAAACGGCTGATAAACTACAGTAGACCAAATCAAATGTGTACAGCAGACCAAACGAATAttctttatttagaaataaacaaatcatCAAGTTTCAAAGCTTTTCCTTGCGATTATTCTTTTCAAACGATATTCGTATTAGAGAgaattaaacgaaaataataaatattttgataaatcgtAAAATTTTAACGAGCAATGTCTAATTACAGGAAAAGTAATTCAGTAATACAAGCGTTTATGAAAGATCGCGGAATCGAAGGAAACTTCGAGGCTTTAGAAAGtttatacatacaaaaaataattgatatggTAAATGGATTAAAATCGAAATCTATAGTATGGGAAGAAGTATTCACGAACGGTGTTCAAGTACCTAACGATACCGTCATTCAAGTTTGGAAAGATTTGTGGACGATGGTTTTAGATGaagtgagttttttttttttctataaatcatCTGATTTATCTTTGGAATAAACtcatattacgaacaataaatatcttttatagGTTACCGCTTCTGGTAAAAAAGCAATTCTTTCATCTTGTTGGTATCTGGATCATCTTAATACCGGCGGTAACTGGGAGGAGTTCTATTCCTGCGAACCCACGTCGTTTACGAAGGACCCCATAAAACAATCACTCCTTATTGGAGGTAAGTATTAAAAGAAACTTAAAAAACTTTCTAACAAACTTAGctgaataatttgttattagGGGAGGCTTGTATGTGGTCTGAAGTTGTCAATGAATACAACGTAATGTCGAGAGTTTGGCCGAGGGCATCGTCCGTAGCGGAAGTTCTCTGGTCGCCGAAAAACGATAATCCAGACATGAACTTTGTTAGAAGAAGATTAGAAGAACACACTTGCAGAATGAATAAGAGAGGTATAGCAGCCCAGCCACCCAACGGGCCCGGATTTTGTTCATAGACGTTAATtgatttgtatataaattaaaaaataaaataatcttgaaGAATATATAGTTATTATTCATTATCAAGAATAAGATTTATTGTCGTTGTCATATATAAGCCTAAAAATGAACATTAATTCATTACTTGCTTTAGAATTGaaataacattcaaatttcccagaattttttgacttttgacagaTGTCgaattattatacaatattcACAGAACTAAATAGTGCCAATTTAATCAGAACCAAAGAACTATCGCAAACGTTTGTATAAATTCcagtttagtttttattaaaaaacgtttattGAAATTGAGTGTAAAATATGCGTTTGTCGTTAAATCACTAATAACTGTTTAATAACTAATTTATCCTAGTTAGCGATTTTTACAAGCCCTTTATATAGCTGCGTAGACATATCTACAAAGATCagatttaagaaaaaagaagaataactcaacctgattaaatatttagttttcttatATTGCATTTCATAATTACAGTTGCCGTTCCCAAAAAATAATGTAAGTAAAATGGTAAGTCCCTGCTAGATTTTTTGACCTAATCGATAGGTTCACACCAAGAAGTCCATATAGTAAAGTCGATTGtgatcatttttttctatttatattaaatgtaGCTGCTAATTATATATAGACATCAATAGTTTTCAGATCATATATGTAAGTTATAAATTACGCACAGTAGAATCACGATCGCCACGTATAGGCCAAGACTTCGAATTTTGAAACCTGGATGCCCCCTAAACTAAAACAAATCCGAGAAAACCCGAACGGGCGGTAGCCCTAATCACAGTACATGTAGAGAACTACGCACTAAAGACATCAAAAGACAAATCATTGTAGAGTCTAAATTTAggaaataatttggaaaataatagtTGTAGCTATTTCATTAGGTAGTTAATTACGTCTCCTTCTACTTTGTTGGTACAGTGACTATTCTATTCACTTCAGAATTTGTCTACCAAGTTTGTAATAAATTCTAGTCAAGGTTTACTCGAcaggaaataaaaacaatatgggttttataaatatttattctcattttaaaCATCATTATCTGGACATGTTTTTTTTAAGTAGACGCTATATACCTATCAGTTTTATACATTTCATAGGCAAACTCTTCCCTATGGTTCGGATCAAATTCCAAACCAATATAATCTATTTCCAAGGAAAAATCACCTCCGTATCGTTCCCCTGCGGTAATTCCAAAACTAGCAATTCTGTCAAGCCGCACCGAAACTTGTCTATCTTGTATACGACCTTTAGAAccgaaataaaatttagaaaaaggaatctaaaaaaaaaaggaaaattaacgtctaaataatatatgaaataaactaCTTACTCTAGCAATTTGCCAATATGGACCACCCCTTGTAAACAATACGTAATGATACATATCGTTCCATGTTAAATCATAATATCCTTTGCAATGGATGTTGAGTAAATAGGATCTTCCGTCGCCTCTAACTTTCATCACCAACATGTTATATGTAGACCAATCTAAATGAGCATCTCTTTTAAAAGatttctacaataaaaattacttaattactttaatatttttaaataaataatttgactttttaCCCTGATTCTATGAGTTCTCATGTTACAGTAACCAGCGCGTTTAACCCTACCGTCTTTCGGCACTCTCATAGACAAATTACCCGCAAATAATGCTTTTCCTTGGGGCGTAAGCGACAATGAAGCTGAACTATAACCTTCGCCGTTATCACTATCACATGTAacgttccatttttttaaagattctTCATCCCCAAATCTCCATTTAACATCAACTTCGCCTATAATTACAATACGTAGCAATgagatgaaaaaattagaaaataaaaagtttgtactAATTATGTATACtcttgtttattttaaaatacctGGCCTAAATATAAGAATTGGATCATTTTCAAATCTTTCTTTAACTTCTTCAGTCCATAGTTTTATTTCACCCTTTAGTTCTTTTAATCCTTCCCTCAAACGATCTTTTAGTGGTGGTAATTTTTTTCCGT carries:
- the LOC130448721 gene encoding complex I intermediate-associated protein 30, mitochondrial, whose amino-acid sequence is MFSVSKNIVYSVCKNCSVRRFHVSPILKTFWERDDKGGYRDGKKLPPLKDRLREGLKELKGEIKLWTEEVKERFENDPILIFRPGEVDVKWRFGDEESLKKWNVTCDSDNGEGYSSASLSLTPQGKALFAGNLSMRVPKDGRVKRAGYCNMRTHRIRKSFKRDAHLDWSTYNMLVMKVRGDGRSYLLNIHCKGYYDLTWNDMYHYVLFTRGGPYWQIARIPFSKFYFGSKGRIQDRQVSVRLDRIASFGITAGERYGGDFSLEIDYIGLEFDPNHREEFAYEMYKTDRYIAST